A section of the Larus michahellis chromosome 1, bLarMic1.1, whole genome shotgun sequence genome encodes:
- the LOC141737808 gene encoding uncharacterized protein LOC141737808, producing MEPVMESVLSLLQEPVKRDIAGDCVLACSEEDGGIPGGLKEDVLLQLPEAHSPEWGAASLQRKQSAACDKPPHQKRGSRKLAPIAGGQKPHTEEKPYQCTECGKGFNGSSRLLNHLQTHTREKMFECVVCGKSFSRKANLVVHQRIHTGERPYKCKECEKTFSRASNLISHRKTHAKKKAFSCTTCRKSFSGSAALFQHQRVHMDEKPYRCTECGNSFRLCSNFIDHQRIHFRETPSEHTADANHSESLHHKEEQRCGAENHEEDYLNFLLEELKKMRENMDLLLLNQQSQLQVLQEIQKQLNILLPGNDLINSNIYSLGLLLGRQAAAMASLSFPLLNPRSLLPENASLLSQSFAPSILPTAQLPVSPGASTT from the exons ATGGAGCCAGTAATGGAGTCTGTACTCTCTCTTCTCCAGGAGCCTGTGAAAAGGGACATTGCAG GGGACTGCGTTCTGGCTTGCAGTGAGGAAGATGGAGGCATCCCAGGAGGCCTTAAAGAAGATGTCCTGCTTCAGCTACCTGAAGCCCACAGCCCAGAGTGGGGGGCAGCCAGTCTGCAAAGGAAGCAGAGTGCAGCCTGTGATAAACCCCCTCACCAAAAAAGAGGCTCCAGGAAACTCGCCCCCATCGCTGGCGGACAGAAACCACACACAGAAGAGAAACCCTACCAGTGTACAGAATGCGGGAAGGGCTTTAATGGGAGCTCCAGGCTCCTGAACCACCTGCAAACCCACACGAGAGAAAAAATGTTTGAGTGTGTAGTATGTGGGAAGAGCTTTAGCAGGAAGGCCAACCTGGTGGTGCACCAGAGAATCCATACAGGGGAGAGGCCTTACAAGTGCAAGGAATGTGAGAAAACCTTTAGCCGTGCCTCAAACCTTATCTCTCACCGGAAGACCCATgcaaaaaagaaagccttttcctGCACCACGTGCAGGAAAAGCTTCAGTGGAAGTGCAGCTCTCTTCCAGCATCAGAGAGTCCATATGGATGAGAAACCCTATAGGTGTACTGAGTGCGGAAATAGCTTCCGTCTGTGCTCAAACTTCATCGACCATCAACGGATTCATTTTAGAGAGACACCCAGTGAACACACAGCAG ATGCAAACCATTCTGAATCTCTGCATCATAAAGAAGAGCAAAGGTGTGGTGCAGAAAATCATGAGGAGGATTACTtgaattttcttcttgaagagt tgaagaaaatgagggaaaatatgGATTTGCTCCTTCTGAATCAACAAAGTCAGCTGCAGGTCCTGCAAGAAATTCAGAAACAACTGAATATACTCCTTCCAGGCAATGATCTCATTAATTCAAACATCTATAGCTTAGGACTTCTGCTAGGACGGCAGGCAGCTGCAATGgcatctctttcttttcctcttcttaatCCCAGGAGTCTCCTCCCTGAAAATGCCAGTCTGTTATCCCAGTCATTTGCTCCTTCAATTCTGCCTACTGCTCAGCTCCCAGTCTCTCCTGGAGCTTCTACAACTTGA